From the genome of Sporosarcina luteola:
AACAAAGGCTTCAGCTATATCAAAAGTTATAATACTACTGTCAAATAAATCCACGAATTCTTTATTTAGTTTTTCGGGAACAATTATTGAGAGGCTCTCGTAGACCCCATAATAAAATTGATTGTCTGAAGCAAGCATATCCTCAAAGAGATTACAATTATGACTATATTGATCTAATAAAACTAGCGATATATATATATCCGCAAATCTTTCATACGTGAAATATACTAAACTTTCGCCACGATACCCTGAATTAATTGTCAATATATTTTCTTCTTGCAATCCTAAAACCAATTCTCGATAACCCATCGTGTATGGACTAGCAACACTATTTATTATTTCATATAGTTCACTTAATTCAATGCTATAAAATTTATTCTCAATAAATTTCGCAGCAATTTCTTTCAATATTTTATCAACCAGGTTTAAAGAGTCAGTATAAGAAAATCTTTGATCTATTGATAGCCTACTATTAACCTTTACTATAAACCTTTCTAACACCTCAACTATACTCCAACCTCTATAACCTGCATACTCTTCTTGGAATGCTTCACAATATATTTGCAAGAATAGAGGGTTATAACACTCATTTTCTAATGATGGAAATACTAATGGATTTATTTTATAATAATTAAAAAAGGGCTCTAATGCATCCAAACTTAAATTCTTAAATCCACTGTGTTCTATTTTATGTAACGGAAAATCCACCTCAATATTTTCAGGTATTACACTTCTAATATAGTTACTTCTGACTGACAAGACTACAGCGATATTTTCAAATTCCCTTATTGTATTCAAAAAGTTCAATAAGTAATTTTTCCAAAAATATTTACCTTCTCCCTCATTTAAAGCATCTATGATTATTACAGTTCTCTTATTTTTATGTTTTGCTCTATTATCAAATTCCTTTAGAAAAGATTCTTTAGATCCTTTATAATCAATCAAATCAAAGATTTGTTTGAAAGGATGATCGTGACTATTTAGATGTTGGCCTAATACCAGAAAAACACTATGGCCTTCTTGCTGCAATCTTTTAGCATTATCAGCCAACAAATGAGATTTACCTATCCCTGCATCTCCATATATTAATAAATATGGCTCATTAATTAAAACTGGCTTTACTGAGTTTATATACTCATTAAATTCTTTTTCATATATATTTATTTTGTAAATTGGATTAGTTAATTTTTCCCTGGCGTTCTTGTTCCCTTCTTCATATAACTTGTATCTAACCCCTTCAATCTCTGCCATAAGGCCGTTAATCTTTTCAATAAGATAGTTAAAATTTTCATATTCATAAAATTCTTTATCCCTAAGATCAACACTGTTTAAATATTCAAAGAATTCATCAATAAAGTTTATATTAAGGTACCCCAGTTGCTCTTTATATTTATTGAATACTTCACCAAACTCTTTAATGCCAATTTGTAGATTGTCTATCACTACACTAAATTTCTGAAAAATAACCTCACTAGTCACTAAAGAATCAAATATTATATTAAAATTCGTCTCTACATTCGCCTCAGATATATATCTTTTGCCTAAATCCATTATGTTACGGTTTAATATTTTTTCTAAATATTCGTCGTTATACTTTTCCAAATAAGCTCTTTCTTGAATATCCACTAAGTTATTTTCAAAATACTCTTTTAGACTGTTATTACTTTCTATGATGCTATTATGAATGTTGGATAAAATATTCATTTCTTTTGAATTAAAACTATTATCTCTATGGTCCTCAAGATATGTAATCAAATCATAAAGATATTGTTTTATAAGTGGATGATTATCTATTTCTTCTAGTTGGACAGATTTTCTGTAATTATTTATCTCATTAATTGCTAGATTAGATAATTGCTTTATAAACGCTTCCTTATCAATCGATATAAAAGTAGCACCAAATACATAATTGAATATCAAAAGTCCATTCTTTTCATCATTTAAAAATTTTTGGAACGCATTAGAATCAATAAAAGTGTCTTCATATTCTCTCTTAAAGTGTTTTATCTTTTGTAGTTTCCTTTTAATCCTCCATTGTTCTATCAAAGTTCCGCTAATAAATGTTGTTACCTTTCCAATTAACGGTTTTATATAAAATGGAATATCTATCATTATCTATACCTCACTATATTGTTTATAGGCAATCTAAAGACGTGGGAATGTACGTTTCATTTACAGTAATCATAAAATTCGATATAATTTCTCATGGTCTTACTATTTTTTTACTATTAACCTAATATTAAATTAGTTCATAATTTAAATAGAGTAACACTTTCAGTAACCTATTTTACATAATCGAAACTAGCCGCCACAATCATAACCTTCTAATATACTATTTAAATTGAAGCATATAGGTACATTGTAAGGATAATCAAATGAGTATTCAATAAATACTGTAAAACAGTTCGGCAAAAACATATCAATTTATAGAAGAAAATGAATTGCTAAGTCGAATTCTTCTTAATCATTTAGCATCTTAAATGAATGGTAAAGTGTTTGCAAATTTTGAATCAACTTGTTTGACTTAACTATCACGATAAATTAATAGATGGGATGGAATTTTCCTAATATACTTACACAAGGATTGGTGATTAAAAATGGTTAAAGTCGCATTGATCAGTGGTAGTTTACGAAAGGAATCGTTCTCAACAAAAATTGCTAAAAGTGTAGGAGAGTTATTTCCTGAGGGCTATGAAACTCAACTCGTAGAAATCGGAAATCTTCCACTCTATAACGAAGATATTGATACAGAAAGCAATGTTCCTGAAGAGTACACGACATTCCGAAACGCCATTAAAGAAAGTGATGCTGTACTTTTTGTAACACCTGAGTATAACCGTTCAATCTCTGGAGCATTGAAAAATGCGTTAGATGTGGGATCACGTCCTTATGGGCAAAGTGCTTGGGATGGCAAGCCAGCAGCAGTCATTAGCCAGTCTATTGGTAATTTAAGTGGATTTGGCGCGAACCATCATTTACGTCAAAGCCTTGTATTTTTAAATATGCCAGTCGTGCAACAGCCTGAAGCGTACCTTGCAAACTCTCCAGAGTTATTCGATGAGAATGGAAAGTTGAATGAAGGGACTGCAGAGTTCTTACAGACCTTCGTAGATGCTTTCATTGATTTAATTAATCGACACAATCGATAAACAAAAAAGAAGCATGCTCTCTCCAACCGGAGAATCCATGCTTCTTTTACTTACTGTTCCATATCACTATGTAGAGGAAGGGAGCTAAGTGTTCCCTTTTACTTATCTAAATACTTCTCCATTCCCGTTATCAACAATAGATAGTTATAATAATTTGATTCTACAACTTCAATGTTTGGTTTATCCCACTCAGTTCCGTAAAGTCTGTAGCCACTAATAAAATTTGCAAACTTAAAATACTCCGCTCTTGAAAACAGCGTAAACATAAATCCTATTTTATCAACTAACTCCTTATTCAGTATCATCATGTTATCATCCGTTAGCTGACTAATTTGTTCTACAGGGGTGTTGGGAGGAATATTCTCGTAGTCTTCAAAGCTATATTCACCTGCATGAAGATCTTCGATAGTACCACTACGAAAGATTTTTTGTGTTGTCCATACAGCTAAATCCCTGATGACCTTCTCTAGAGGTATTTTAAAGTCTACTTCAAATTGTTCGCTATGCATTGCCCTTAAGAGTGCCTCATTCCGTAACTGCTCGTTATCCTGATTAAATATTTCACTTAACTCTTCAATAAGGATAGAATCTAGATCGTTGAACTTTTCATTAATAATTTTTATAAGTTCTGCCTTCTTCATTCTCTCGCCTCCAAGCCATCTGTATATACTCTTCAGTCTTTCACTATAATTGTAAAATTAATACCTTTTAGGGACTGCTTAAAAATCCTCTCCATTATATTGTGTGTCATGGTATTAACAACTAAGGAATAGGCCCTCTCCTCCTAATAGCCTAGCTTCTATTTGTAATACCTACCATTTAATTTGAAGAAGAGAG
Proteins encoded in this window:
- a CDS encoding NADPH-dependent FMN reductase translates to MVKVALISGSLRKESFSTKIAKSVGELFPEGYETQLVEIGNLPLYNEDIDTESNVPEEYTTFRNAIKESDAVLFVTPEYNRSISGALKNALDVGSRPYGQSAWDGKPAAVISQSIGNLSGFGANHHLRQSLVFLNMPVVQQPEAYLANSPELFDENGKLNEGTAEFLQTFVDAFIDLINRHNR